The genomic segment TCTTTGTTGAGGTGAAAACAAGATCAAACAGTGATTGGGGAAGTCCTGTTGCCGCTGTTACCAAACAAAAACAACGGAAAATCATCAGAGTTGCTCAAACATATCTTGCCGAAACAGAATTATTTGATGAGGCAATCCGTTTTGATGTCATCGGAATTATTTTAGATGAAAACTCTCCACCAATATTTGAACTTATCCATAATGCCTTTGAGCTAGAAAAATTCAATGGCATCTTCTGATAAATCACCTGCAAACAGGTAACCAATATGC from the Desulfotalea psychrophila LSv54 genome contains:
- a CDS encoding YraN family protein — its product is MSIFRKKKGAEGEYLACRFLKKQGYVILQKNYRKKYGEIDIIAQEGGDLVFVEVKTRSNSDWGSPVAAVTKQKQRKIIRVAQTYLAETELFDEAIRFDVIGIILDENSPPIFELIHNAFELEKFNGIF